A single window of Arcobacter venerupis DNA harbors:
- a CDS encoding DUF485 domain-containing protein codes for MNDKLVERIESNPKYKELVSKRNSLGIKLGAFVLVMFYAYILVIAFDKELLATKIGDGVTTIAFPIALAILILSFITTLIYVKKANGEFENLIKDIKKDVKDLL; via the coding sequence ATGAATGACAAGTTAGTTGAAAGAATTGAATCTAATCCAAAGTACAAGGAGTTAGTTTCAAAAAGGAATAGTTTAGGTATAAAATTAGGAGCTTTTGTATTAGTTATGTTTTATGCTTATATTTTAGTTATCGCATTTGATAAAGAGCTATTAGCTACGAAAATTGGTGATGGAGTTACTACAATAGCATTTCCTATTGCATTAGCCATTTTAATACTTAGTTTTATTACAACTCTCATTTATGTAAAAAAAGCAAATGGTGAGTTTGAAAATCTAATTAAAGATATTAAAAAAGATGTAAAGGATTTATTATAA